A region from the Sphingomonas flavescens genome encodes:
- a CDS encoding HK97 family phage prohead protease: protein MRFAGYAAVFDRPDKGGDIIRKGAFARALQRAGEVPLLWQHKAGAVVGRIEHLSEDRRGLRVIARVADSRASRLVESGRLDGLSFGYRVREAKSAGPHRELVELDLVEVSLVANPMQPRARVHAVVK from the coding sequence GTGAGGTTTGCGGGCTACGCGGCAGTGTTCGACCGGCCGGACAAGGGCGGTGACATCATTCGCAAAGGCGCGTTTGCGCGGGCGCTGCAACGTGCGGGCGAGGTGCCGTTGCTGTGGCAGCACAAGGCTGGCGCGGTGGTCGGGCGGATCGAGCATTTGAGCGAGGACCGGCGGGGGCTGCGGGTGATTGCGCGGGTCGCGGACTCGCGGGCGTCGCGGTTGGTCGAAAGCGGGCGGCTGGACGGGTTGAGCTTCGGCTATCGCGTGCGTGAGGCGAAGAGCGCCGGGCCGCATCGCGAGTTGGTCGAGCTGGATCTGGTCGAGGTGAGCCTGGTCGCGAACCCGATGCAGCCGCGGGCGCGGGTGCATGCAGTCGTAAAGTAG
- a CDS encoding DUF6127 family protein: MTERVLSAEGLLASLMAQAEGRGVDLVTLRALVEESSQAGARRALASLGLDDASARRDMDELRELLSAWRDAKRSAWRAVVTWVVRVAGAAVLIGIAVKLRLTDLVAQ, translated from the coding sequence ATGACTGAGCGGGTCTTGAGCGCGGAAGGGTTGCTGGCGAGCTTGATGGCGCAGGCCGAGGGGCGCGGGGTGGATCTGGTGACGCTGCGCGCGCTGGTCGAGGAGTCGAGTCAGGCGGGGGCGCGGCGGGCATTGGCGTCGTTAGGTTTGGATGATGCGAGCGCGCGGCGCGACATGGATGAGCTGCGCGAGCTGCTGAGCGCTTGGCGGGACGCGAAGCGGAGTGCGTGGCGGGCGGTGGTGACGTGGGTCGTGCGGGTCGCGGGGGCGGCGGTGCTGATCGGAATCGCGGTGAAGCTGCGGCTGACCGACCTGGTGGCGCAGTGA
- a CDS encoding DNA-packaging protein, whose translation MSKSRKRKEPNYGVLREEMAMLSDATPEQQHKIIKGMTIERLACLDAEFEHWAHKNQLPPDGEGWRTWLMMAGRGFGKTRAGAEWVYRLGKNRPNSRIALVGATIAEARSIMVEGVSGLLSVARRHRVNLRWESSLGRLRWPNGSEAHLFSGDNADGLRGPEHHFAWADELAKWRQAEEAWMNLQMGLRGGHRARALITTTPRPGPLLERIRDDKHTVTTTGRTSDNINLDERFVEIMTSTYGGTRVGAQELDGVLLKDVQGALWTREICQRSRVERPATFDRIVVGVDPPAGAGETSDACGIVVAGARGGRLFVMEDASVRGLSPEGWSNRVAAAAARWDTAQVVAEANNGGAMVLSVLQAADLGLNVRLVHASKGKSARAEPVALKFESGKAAFAGEFPELEGELCGMIAGGGYEGPGRSPDRADAMVWAMTALSVTRGGLPRVRRL comes from the coding sequence ATGAGCAAGAGCAGGAAGCGGAAAGAGCCCAATTACGGAGTGCTGCGCGAGGAAATGGCGATGCTGTCCGATGCGACGCCGGAGCAGCAGCACAAGATCATCAAGGGGATGACGATTGAGCGGCTGGCGTGCCTGGACGCGGAGTTCGAGCATTGGGCGCACAAGAACCAGCTGCCGCCCGACGGGGAGGGCTGGCGCACCTGGCTGATGATGGCCGGGCGCGGGTTCGGGAAGACGCGCGCCGGGGCGGAATGGGTTTACAGGTTGGGGAAGAACCGGCCGAACAGCCGGATCGCGTTGGTCGGAGCGACGATCGCCGAAGCGCGGAGCATCATGGTCGAGGGCGTGAGCGGGTTGTTGAGCGTGGCGCGGCGGCACCGCGTGAACCTGCGGTGGGAGTCGAGCCTCGGGCGGCTGCGCTGGCCGAACGGGAGCGAGGCGCATCTGTTCTCGGGCGACAATGCGGACGGATTGCGCGGACCTGAGCATCACTTTGCCTGGGCCGACGAGCTGGCGAAATGGCGCCAGGCGGAGGAGGCGTGGATGAACTTGCAGATGGGCCTGCGCGGCGGGCATCGGGCGCGCGCCCTCATCACCACGACGCCGCGGCCAGGGCCGCTGCTCGAGCGGATCCGCGACGATAAACATACGGTGACGACGACGGGGCGGACGAGCGACAACATCAACCTGGACGAGCGGTTCGTGGAGATCATGACGTCGACCTACGGCGGGACGCGGGTGGGCGCGCAGGAGCTCGACGGGGTGCTGCTGAAGGATGTGCAGGGGGCGTTGTGGACGCGGGAGATTTGCCAGCGGTCGCGGGTGGAACGGCCGGCGACGTTCGATCGAATTGTGGTTGGCGTCGATCCGCCAGCGGGGGCTGGCGAAACGTCCGATGCCTGCGGGATCGTGGTGGCGGGCGCGCGCGGCGGGCGGCTGTTCGTAATGGAGGATGCCAGCGTGCGCGGTCTGTCGCCTGAAGGCTGGTCGAACCGCGTGGCGGCCGCGGCGGCGCGCTGGGACACGGCGCAGGTGGTGGCCGAGGCCAACAACGGCGGGGCGATGGTGCTGAGCGTGCTGCAGGCGGCGGACCTGGGGCTCAACGTGCGGCTGGTCCATGCGTCGAAGGGCAAGAGCGCCAGGGCGGAGCCGGTGGCGCTGAAGTTCGAGAGCGGGAAGGCGGCGTTCGCCGGGGAGTTTCCGGAGCTAGAGGGCGAGCTGTGCGGAATGATTGCCGGCGGCGGGTACGAGGGGCCCGGGCGGTCGCCCGACCGGGCCGATGCAATGGTGTGGGCGATGACAGCGCTGAGCGTGACGCGCGGCGGGCTGCCGCGGGTGCGGCGGCTTTAG
- a CDS encoding phage portal protein — protein MGFARSYAEQFEQVYRRNPVGQRAVRLVAGMLGGLAIDGDARAVALVKEGGLLETVAANLLLHGNAYVQLIADGRDAPAELASLRPERVQVISDERGWPVAYLYRAGGKAVRIERRDGLERAQVAHVKALHPRDDHYGMGCVEAAIAAATVHNKAARWNKALLDNAARPSGALSYEPADGAALSAEQFARLKDELTSEFSGSANAGRPMLLEGGLKWQAMSLTPADMDFVALKEGAARDIALAFGVPPVLVGLPGDATYANAREAGRALYRQTILPMAERVLQELGRMLSDWLGPVRLAVDTDQLSELAEDRARLWDAVGKADFLSDAEKRDMLGFSPSTSSGQAND, from the coding sequence GTGGGGTTCGCTCGTTCTTACGCGGAGCAGTTCGAGCAGGTGTACCGGCGCAATCCGGTCGGCCAGCGCGCGGTGCGGCTGGTCGCGGGGATGCTCGGCGGGCTGGCCATCGACGGCGATGCGCGGGCGGTGGCCTTGGTCAAGGAGGGCGGGCTGCTGGAGACAGTGGCCGCGAACCTGCTGCTGCACGGCAATGCCTATGTGCAGCTGATCGCCGACGGGAGGGACGCGCCGGCGGAGCTGGCGTCGTTGCGGCCCGAGCGGGTGCAGGTGATCAGCGACGAGCGCGGGTGGCCGGTCGCGTACCTTTATCGGGCTGGCGGCAAGGCGGTGCGGATCGAGCGGCGCGACGGGCTGGAGCGGGCGCAGGTCGCGCACGTGAAAGCGCTGCATCCGCGCGACGACCATTACGGGATGGGCTGCGTCGAGGCGGCGATCGCGGCGGCGACGGTGCACAATAAGGCGGCGCGATGGAATAAGGCGCTGCTCGACAATGCAGCGCGGCCGAGCGGGGCGCTGAGTTATGAGCCGGCGGACGGTGCGGCCTTGTCGGCGGAGCAGTTCGCGCGGCTGAAGGACGAACTGACGAGCGAGTTTTCCGGGAGCGCGAACGCCGGGCGCCCAATGTTGCTGGAAGGGGGGCTGAAGTGGCAGGCGATGAGCCTGACGCCGGCGGACATGGATTTCGTCGCGCTGAAGGAGGGGGCGGCGCGGGATATCGCGCTGGCGTTCGGGGTGCCGCCGGTGCTGGTCGGGCTGCCGGGCGACGCGACTTACGCCAATGCGCGGGAAGCGGGGCGGGCGCTGTACCGGCAGACGATCCTGCCGATGGCGGAGCGGGTACTCCAAGAATTGGGGCGGATGCTGAGCGACTGGCTGGGGCCGGTGCGGCTGGCGGTGGATACGGATCAGCTGAGCGAGCTTGCGGAGGACCGGGCGCGGTTGTGGGATGCGGTGGGGAAGGCGGACTTCCTCAGCGATGCGGAGAAGCGCGACATGCTGGGGTTTTCCCCTTCGACAAGCTCAGGACAGGCAAATGACTGA